From Trichoderma atroviride chromosome 1, complete sequence, one genomic window encodes:
- a CDS encoding uncharacterized protein (EggNog:ENOG41), with amino-acid sequence MAPPSDTFHDITMTVVPPSDHDGFRGRTRDRNIPSSKSLRPDESSTLRGRSRRRSISPFSLTSRTSSPSVKSSANRLILHNRLREKRREHCPSRIASPASQDVFQSQQRMRSRSRGRGPRVEKELHRHVDHLSRLRNEVFLSDEETDHNKAC; translated from the coding sequence ATGGCGCCTCCTAGCGACACATTCCACGATATTACAATGACTGTCGTCCCTCCCTCCGACCACGACGGCTTCCGAGGGCGGACACGTGACCGCAATATTcccagctccaagagctTGCGCCCAGATGAATCGAGCACGCTGCGAGGGCGATCCCGTCGACgctccatctctcccttCAGCCTGACTTCTCGAACCTCGTCTCCCTCAGTCAAGTCCTCCGCAAACCGCCTTATACTCCACAACCGTCTGCGGGAGAAGCGCCGCGAGCACTGCCCTTCCAGAATTGCCTCGCCGGCCAGTCAAGACGTCTTTCAGTCGCAGCAGCGGATGAGAAGCCGCAGCCGAGGCCGCGGACCTCGTGTGGAGAAGGAACTCCATAGACACGTCGATCATCTGTCCAGACTTCGAAACGAGGTGTTCCTGTCTGACGAGGAGACTGATCACAACAAAGCTTGTTGA